In a single window of the Actinomycetota bacterium genome:
- a CDS encoding Rne/Rng family ribonuclease yields the protein MTVEEQVAAGGPTRGIRGSRSRPGRDGRRRREPAIVPPRITDKLMVITERGERDQIAVLEEDVLVQHYVTRQGATSMVGNVYLGRVQNVLPGMEAAFVDIGRGRNGVLYAGEVNYRPEDLEGPAPRIENVLKSGQAVMVQVTKDPMGGKGARLTAQISLPGRYLVFAPDQDLSGISRRLGDTERKRLKSILKKVQPSGHGVIVRTAAEGAPEEAIIHDMKRLVALWDDIQKQAKKVKAPAVIYEEPELTLRVFRDLFTDEEFRGLVTDSPSIYERVLAYVRDIAPDLETKVTLHTGALSAFEEHRIEEQIHKALDRKVWLPSGGYLIIERTEAMTIVDVNTGKSVGKTNLEETVVNTNLEAAKEVARQLRLRDIGGIIVVDFIDMLLDKNKGKVEETMKEAMALDKTRSQVFEIGPLGLMQVTRKRVSSGLVESFSETCPTCEGRGILINYEGS from the coding sequence ATGACCGTCGAGGAACAGGTCGCGGCAGGCGGCCCGACCCGCGGGATCCGCGGCAGTCGCAGCCGCCCCGGGCGTGACGGGCGCCGTCGTCGCGAGCCCGCGATCGTGCCGCCCCGCATCACTGACAAGCTGATGGTGATCACCGAGCGCGGCGAGCGCGACCAGATCGCCGTACTCGAGGAGGACGTGCTGGTCCAGCACTACGTGACCCGCCAGGGCGCGACCTCGATGGTCGGCAACGTCTACCTGGGCCGCGTGCAGAACGTGCTTCCCGGTATGGAGGCCGCGTTCGTCGACATCGGCCGTGGCCGCAATGGTGTCTTGTACGCCGGTGAGGTGAACTACCGGCCCGAGGACCTGGAGGGGCCGGCCCCCCGCATCGAGAACGTGCTGAAGTCGGGTCAAGCCGTGATGGTGCAGGTGACGAAGGACCCGATGGGCGGCAAGGGCGCTCGCCTCACCGCCCAGATCTCGCTGCCCGGTCGCTACCTCGTGTTCGCCCCCGACCAGGATCTGTCCGGCATCAGCCGCCGACTCGGCGACACGGAGCGCAAGCGGCTGAAGTCGATCCTGAAGAAGGTGCAGCCGAGCGGCCACGGCGTGATCGTGCGCACGGCCGCCGAGGGTGCACCCGAAGAGGCGATCATCCACGACATGAAACGGCTCGTCGCGCTCTGGGACGACATACAGAAGCAGGCGAAGAAGGTGAAGGCCCCCGCGGTGATCTACGAGGAGCCCGAGCTCACGCTGCGGGTGTTCCGGGACCTGTTCACCGACGAGGAGTTCCGGGGGCTCGTCACCGACTCGCCCAGCATCTACGAACGCGTGCTGGCTTACGTCCGTGACATCGCTCCCGACCTCGAGACCAAGGTGACGCTGCACACTGGCGCGCTTTCGGCGTTCGAGGAGCACCGCATCGAGGAGCAGATCCACAAGGCCCTCGATCGCAAGGTGTGGCTGCCGTCGGGCGGCTACCTGATCATCGAGCGGACCGAGGCGATGACGATCGTCGACGTGAACACGGGCAAGAGCGTCGGGAAGACGAACCTCGAGGAGACGGTCGTGAACACGAACCTCGAGGCCGCGAAGGAGGTCGCGCGTCAGCTACGGTTGCGCGACATCGGCGGCATCATCGTCGTGGACTTCATCGACATGCTGCTCGACAAGAACAAGGGCAAGGTCGAGGAGACGATGAAGGAGGCCATGGCGCTCGACAAGACGCGGAGCCAGGTCTTCGAGATCGGGCCGCTCGGCCTGATGCAGGTGACGCGCAAGCGCGTATCCTCTGGCCTGGTCGAGTCGTTCTCGGAGACCTGCCCGACCTGCGAGGGCCGGGGCATCCTGATCAACTACGAAGGGTCGTGA
- the rpmA gene encoding 50S ribosomal protein L27, with translation MAHKKGGGSSRNGRDSNAKRLGVKAYGGEAVTAGAVIVRQRGTRIHPGDGVGKGGDDTLFALREGLVTFTESRGRKFASVLPAE, from the coding sequence ATGGCACACAAAAAGGGCGGCGGCTCGTCCCGTAACGGCCGCGACTCGAACGCGAAGCGCCTCGGCGTGAAGGCTTACGGCGGTGAGGCCGTCACCGCCGGCGCTGTCATCGTGCGCCAGCGCGGCACCCGCATCCACCCGGGTGACGGCGTGGGCAAAGGCGGCGACGACACGCTCTTCGCCCTGCGCGAAGGGCTCGTGACGTTCACGGAGTCCCGCGGGCGCAAGTTCGCCTCGGTCCTCCCCGCCGAGTAG
- the obgE gene encoding GTPase ObgE: protein MTFVDECTLFARAGRGGNGSASLHSEPFKPRGGPDGGDGGDGGSIVFEVSGGVHDLSWLADHPHVKADGGEPGRKAKRDGASGRDVVVPVPDGTVVFDEHGLVADLVGEGARSVVAHGGRGGRGNVAFASARNRVPRTAEPGEDGEEKRLRVELRTVADVGLVGLPNAGKSTLLARLTAAKPKIASYPFTTLTPNLGVAGGDADRFVVADIPGLIEGASEGRGLGHRFLRHVVRCRALVLVVDLAADDPVADLRVLRDELAAYDPELVERPTIVVGAKADLVDDPAAAAALLGHEALPVSAMTGDGVHDLLQRLGPLTREAVEGQPERQPYVVLRPGRPRFTVTREPDGRWRVTGRSVERWVLEADLDDEGDVLTLARRLKKEGVERKLASLGARRGDEVAIHDRVFEYLPDEPPADETDERAGAETAE, encoded by the coding sequence ATGACGTTCGTCGACGAGTGCACGCTGTTCGCCCGTGCGGGGCGTGGGGGCAACGGGTCGGCGTCGCTGCACTCGGAACCGTTCAAGCCGCGTGGAGGGCCTGACGGCGGCGACGGAGGCGACGGGGGATCGATCGTCTTCGAGGTGTCCGGCGGCGTGCACGACCTCTCGTGGCTCGCCGACCATCCCCACGTCAAGGCCGACGGCGGCGAGCCGGGGCGTAAGGCGAAGCGTGACGGGGCCTCCGGCCGCGACGTGGTGGTGCCCGTGCCCGACGGCACCGTGGTCTTCGACGAGCACGGCCTCGTGGCCGACCTCGTGGGTGAGGGGGCGCGCAGCGTGGTCGCCCACGGCGGCCGAGGGGGACGGGGCAACGTTGCTTTCGCCAGTGCCCGCAATCGCGTGCCGAGGACGGCGGAGCCGGGGGAAGACGGCGAGGAGAAGCGCCTGCGCGTCGAGCTGCGCACAGTCGCCGATGTCGGACTCGTCGGGCTGCCGAACGCCGGCAAGTCGACGCTGCTCGCCCGGCTCACAGCGGCCAAGCCCAAGATCGCGAGCTATCCCTTCACCACGCTCACGCCGAACCTCGGTGTCGCCGGGGGCGATGCGGACCGTTTCGTCGTGGCCGACATCCCCGGCTTGATCGAGGGCGCGAGCGAGGGGCGCGGCCTGGGCCACCGGTTCCTGCGGCACGTCGTGCGGTGCCGCGCCCTCGTGCTCGTGGTCGATCTCGCCGCCGACGATCCGGTTGCCGATCTCCGCGTCCTGCGCGACGAGCTCGCCGCCTACGACCCGGAGCTCGTGGAACGGCCGACGATCGTGGTGGGGGCGAAGGCGGACCTCGTCGACGACCCCGCCGCCGCCGCAGCCCTCCTCGGCCACGAAGCGCTCCCCGTCTCGGCCATGACCGGCGACGGCGTCCACGACCTGCTGCAGCGTCTCGGACCGCTGACGCGCGAGGCGGTCGAGGGCCAGCCCGAGCGTCAGCCGTACGTGGTGCTCCGACCGGGCCGGCCACGCTTCACCGTCACCCGCGAGCCGGACGGTCGCTGGCGGGTGACGGGACGCTCGGTCGAGCGATGGGTGCTCGAGGCCGACCTCGACGATGAGGGAGACGTCCTGACGCTCGCCCGCCGGCTCAAGAAGGAGGGGGTCGAGCGCAAGCTCGCCTCGCTCGGAGCCCGCCGCGGCGACGAGGTCGCGATCCACGACCGTGTGTTCGAATACCTGCCCGACGAGCCGCCAGCCGATGAGACCGACGAGCGAGCCGGCGCGGAGACTGCCGAGTGA
- a CDS encoding maleylpyruvate isomerase N-terminal domain-containing protein, whose protein sequence is MTDLHRLLREEDESWGALGRCFDRIGDERFEEPTLTAEGWSPKDAMFHISGWMADCAVQLERIREGSFDPAEETREEIERQNRAWFEISRAMGPPAVRAGFEASRRRMVEAIGTLDEITPEAAEWFEESGALHYAKHVEDLRSFIEASAP, encoded by the coding sequence GTGACGGACCTGCATCGGCTCCTGCGCGAGGAGGACGAGTCCTGGGGGGCCTTGGGCCGATGCTTCGATCGGATCGGCGACGAACGATTCGAGGAGCCGACCCTCACGGCCGAGGGGTGGTCGCCCAAGGATGCGATGTTCCACATCTCCGGGTGGATGGCCGATTGCGCCGTGCAGCTCGAGCGCATCCGCGAGGGGTCGTTCGACCCCGCCGAGGAGACGCGCGAGGAGATCGAACGCCAGAACCGAGCATGGTTCGAGATCTCGAGAGCCATGGGTCCGCCCGCGGTCAGGGCCGGCTTCGAAGCATCGCGCCGACGGATGGTCGAGGCGATCGGCACCCTCGACGAGATCACGCCCGAGGCGGCGGAGTGGTTCGAGGAGTCCGGTGCCCTGCACTACGCGAAGCACGTCGAGGACCTGCGCTCGTTCATCGAGGCATCAGCTCCGTGA
- the nadD gene encoding nicotinate-nucleotide adenylyltransferase, with protein MGGTFDPIHFGHLVTAEEALHQFELDEVLFVPTGRPWMKEHGVVSPPEDRYLMTVIATASNPLFGVSRIEVDRDGPTYAVDTLRELRHERGQGTDLFFVTGADAVLEIVEQWKQPDELFVLAHFIAATRPGFDLEAFEAHAPTKHPGITVMSVPALAISSTDVRARVQTGRPIRYLVPEGVKSYIEKSELYR; from the coding sequence ATGGGCGGCACGTTCGACCCGATCCACTTCGGGCACCTGGTCACCGCCGAAGAGGCGCTGCACCAGTTCGAGCTCGACGAGGTGCTGTTCGTGCCGACGGGCCGCCCGTGGATGAAGGAGCACGGGGTCGTCTCGCCGCCCGAGGATCGGTACCTGATGACGGTGATCGCCACCGCGTCGAACCCGCTGTTCGGCGTCTCTCGCATCGAGGTCGACCGCGACGGGCCTACCTACGCCGTCGACACGCTGCGGGAGCTGCGCCACGAACGGGGCCAGGGTACCGATCTCTTCTTCGTCACCGGAGCCGACGCGGTGCTTGAGATCGTCGAGCAGTGGAAGCAGCCCGACGAGCTATTCGTCCTCGCACATTTCATCGCGGCGACCCGGCCGGGGTTCGATCTCGAGGCATTCGAGGCGCACGCGCCCACGAAGCACCCGGGTATCACGGTGATGAGCGTGCCGGCGCTTGCGATCTCGTCCACCGACGTGCGGGCCCGGGTGCAGACGGGTCGACCGATCCGCTATCTGGTCCCGGAAGGCGTGAAGAGCTACATCGAGAAGTCGGAGCTCTACCGGTGA
- a CDS encoding LCP family protein encodes MSASVPPGEPARPSRVERAARARRTRRGVVWGVLAALVVVMIGAFILTRVDDPSAPAGEGRADGGGSDEPAMLALQVNGGPAPFLAVVGVPTEGTPFLMPLSSELNIVVPGQGETSTAGVAALPGDSMRVALSNMSGIWIEHFAVLTLRDLASAVDAAGGVTVDLPESYPTTGDVLGPGEVTLSGAQAKAFLAGATDDAGVRWEILLRAILDGPSPPAVTAEVETDDVEAVNATLADAQGADVLDMPTERVTATIIVPVYPTLDELLSGILGTPTPVPVIVQNGSGEPGVGESVAVSILPEAFRTVLSQNAQSFDIARTEVFANGPDHAGEARAVKAALGVGRVRVAAVPSNVGDITIVVGKDFTA; translated from the coding sequence GTGAGCGCCTCGGTTCCCCCGGGCGAGCCGGCGCGGCCGTCCCGGGTCGAGCGAGCCGCCCGCGCCCGCCGGACCCGTCGCGGCGTCGTGTGGGGGGTCCTGGCGGCCCTGGTGGTCGTGATGATCGGTGCCTTCATCCTGACCCGTGTCGACGATCCCTCGGCACCCGCGGGCGAGGGCCGAGCCGACGGCGGCGGGTCCGACGAGCCGGCGATGCTCGCCCTGCAGGTGAACGGTGGCCCCGCGCCGTTCCTCGCGGTCGTCGGCGTGCCGACCGAGGGCACGCCGTTCCTGATGCCGCTGTCGTCGGAGCTCAACATCGTGGTGCCGGGGCAAGGGGAGACCTCGACGGCGGGGGTCGCCGCCCTGCCCGGCGACTCGATGCGGGTGGCGCTCTCGAACATGAGCGGCATCTGGATCGAACACTTCGCGGTGCTGACCCTCCGTGACCTCGCGTCGGCGGTCGATGCGGCCGGTGGTGTGACCGTGGATCTCCCGGAGTCCTACCCGACCACCGGGGACGTGCTGGGCCCCGGCGAGGTCACGTTGTCCGGTGCCCAGGCCAAGGCGTTCCTCGCGGGAGCCACCGACGATGCCGGAGTGCGCTGGGAGATCTTGCTGCGCGCGATCCTCGACGGTCCGAGCCCGCCGGCCGTGACGGCAGAGGTCGAGACCGACGACGTCGAGGCCGTGAACGCCACGCTCGCCGACGCGCAGGGGGCCGACGTGCTCGACATGCCCACCGAACGCGTGACCGCGACGATCATCGTGCCGGTGTATCCGACGCTCGACGAGCTGCTCTCGGGCATCCTCGGCACACCCACCCCCGTGCCCGTGATCGTGCAGAACGGCAGCGGCGAGCCCGGGGTGGGGGAGTCGGTCGCGGTGAGCATCCTCCCCGAGGCGTTCCGCACGGTGCTCTCGCAGAACGCGCAGAGCTTCGACATCGCCAGGACCGAGGTGTTCGCGAACGGACCGGACCACGCGGGAGAGGCGCGTGCCGTGAAGGCAGCCCTGGGGGTCGGCCGTGTCCGCGTCGCGGCGGTACCATCGAACGTCGGCGACATCACGATCGTGGTGGGGAAGGACTTCACGGCTTGA
- the rsfS gene encoding ribosome silencing factor: MTQEQRKQAVGATALPPSRDVAIAAARAAAQKQATDIVVLDVSEVIVITDLFVICSAATQRQIRTVIDAVEEALRGLGVKPLRREGEPEAGWWLLDYVDVVVHVFGEEERAYYDLERLWSDAPQVEWEASDAAATGR, translated from the coding sequence TTGACGCAGGAACAGAGGAAGCAGGCGGTCGGCGCCACAGCGCTGCCGCCCAGCCGCGACGTGGCGATCGCCGCCGCCCGAGCCGCAGCCCAGAAGCAGGCCACGGACATCGTGGTCCTCGACGTCAGCGAGGTCATCGTGATCACCGACCTCTTCGTGATCTGCTCGGCAGCCACCCAGCGACAGATCCGCACCGTGATCGACGCCGTCGAGGAAGCCCTCCGCGGGCTCGGCGTGAAGCCGCTCCGACGCGAGGGCGAGCCCGAGGCCGGCTGGTGGCTCCTCGACTACGTCGACGTCGTCGTGCACGTCTTCGGCGAGGAAGAGCGCGCCTACTACGACCTCGAGCGTCTGTGGTCCGATGCACCCCAGGTTGAGTGGGAAGCTTCGGACGCCGCCGCGACCGGCCGATAG